In a single window of the Armatimonadota bacterium genome:
- a CDS encoding tetratricopeptide repeat protein, translating into MDGFVKMYRSYLVGCLLVLVAIVAFVPLFGNGFINYDDDEYVTDNSHVRGGFTLANVGWAFTTMHESNWHPITWLSHMLDCQLFGLNPIGHHLVSLLIHIANTLLLFGIFSILTGSIWKSGFVAALFAVHPLHVESIAWVAERKDVLSTLFWMIAILAYIRYVQSPRIATYIPVIAFFALGLMAKPMVLTLPFVLLLMDFWPLRRFSAANHSLFSTLTNKKLLVEKIPLFGLTISSAIVTYIAQQKGLSVATLERYPVGMRIGNALISYVSYIGKMIIPSGLSVFYPYPTVIVTWKMVGALVIIVAITALVLWQSRRRPYLVFGWFWYLGTLVPVIGLVQVGWQAMADRYTYIPLIGLFVILAWGIPDLIESIRTGKQVGIKCQTADVRRNLILSAVACVLVIILAATTLRQVTHWRDSVTLFSHALKVTKENPVAENNLGLALTALGKHAQAIKHFKKALRIEPTWADVHHNLAIAYFESMDFEKAAFHFQKALKIDPRHARAHNNYGGLLLKQGRLDEAAMHFNKALMAKPDYAQAHINLGILLGIKGKSGAAVESYKKAIELDPFLPDAHYNLSITLGELGKVREAIESCRVALKLRPNWPEAKNNLAWLLATQKKPTYRDALEAIKLAKAACEAVRYEDSGLLDTLAAAYAAAGRYDQAISTARRALQLAITQGSPAAPEIEMRLRNYEAHCPVAN; encoded by the coding sequence ATGGATGGCTTTGTCAAAATGTATAGGTCATATTTGGTTGGATGTTTGCTTGTGCTTGTAGCCATCGTTGCTTTTGTGCCTCTATTCGGCAATGGCTTTATAAATTATGACGACGACGAATATGTGACAGACAACAGTCATGTTAGGGGGGGCTTTACGCTTGCAAACGTTGGCTGGGCGTTCACCACAATGCACGAAAGCAACTGGCATCCTATTACATGGTTGTCTCACATGCTCGACTGCCAGCTTTTCGGCTTGAATCCCATAGGTCACCACCTCGTAAGTTTGCTTATACACATAGCAAACACGCTATTGCTTTTTGGTATTTTTAGCATTCTTACTGGGTCGATTTGGAAGAGTGGGTTTGTTGCGGCTTTGTTTGCCGTGCATCCGCTTCATGTTGAGTCGATTGCCTGGGTAGCAGAGAGAAAGGATGTTCTAAGCACCCTTTTTTGGATGATTGCGATATTAGCCTACATCCGATATGTTCAATCTCCTAGGATTGCAACTTATATCCCAGTTATCGCTTTCTTTGCTCTTGGATTGATGGCAAAGCCCATGGTTTTGACGCTCCCATTCGTTCTTCTCCTCATGGATTTCTGGCCTCTTCGCCGTTTTAGCGCTGCTAATCACTCGTTGTTCTCTACGCTTACAAATAAGAAACTATTGGTTGAGAAAATACCCCTTTTTGGGCTTACCATTAGTTCTGCAATAGTCACGTATATCGCTCAGCAGAAGGGCCTCAGTGTCGCCACGCTGGAGCGTTACCCGGTTGGAATGCGCATAGGCAATGCATTAATCTCCTATGTCTCATATATTGGCAAGATGATAATTCCAAGCGGCCTATCGGTCTTTTATCCATACCCAACCGTAATAGTTACTTGGAAAATGGTGGGTGCGCTTGTGATTATTGTTGCCATTACTGCCTTGGTGCTCTGGCAGTCCCGAAGACGGCCATATCTTGTGTTTGGGTGGTTCTGGTATTTGGGCACTTTAGTTCCTGTGATTGGCCTTGTCCAGGTTGGTTGGCAGGCGATGGCAGATAGATACACATATATACCATTGATTGGCTTGTTTGTTATTCTAGCGTGGGGAATCCCTGATTTAATTGAATCTATCCGAACTGGCAAGCAGGTTGGGATAAAGTGCCAGACAGCAGATGTCAGACGAAATCTTATTCTCTCAGCAGTAGCTTGTGTTCTTGTCATAATTCTAGCGGCAACGACATTAAGGCAAGTGACGCATTGGCGAGATAGCGTGACGTTGTTCAGCCATGCCCTAAAAGTGACAAAGGAAAATCCAGTTGCCGAAAACAACCTTGGCCTTGCATTAACCGCTCTAGGGAAACATGCTCAGGCAATCAAGCATTTCAAGAAGGCATTGAGAATCGAACCTACTTGGGCAGATGTACATCATAATCTGGCAATTGCATATTTTGAAAGCATGGACTTTGAAAAAGCCGCTTTTCATTTCCAAAAAGCTTTGAAAATAGATCCCAGGCATGCGCGGGCTCATAACAACTACGGAGGACTTCTTCTAAAGCAGGGAAGGCTTGATGAAGCGGCCATGCACTTCAATAAGGCTCTAATGGCGAAGCCGGATTATGCACAAGCACACATCAATCTAGGTATCCTTCTGGGCATAAAGGGTAAATCGGGAGCGGCAGTTGAGAGTTATAAAAAGGCGATTGAACTCGATCCTTTCCTGCCGGATGCACATTATAATTTGTCCATAACATTGGGGGAGCTAGGAAAAGTGCGTGAGGCAATTGAAAGTTGCCGAGTTGCATTAAAGCTTCGCCCAAACTGGCCTGAGGCGAAGAACAATCTGGCTTGGTTGCTAGCAACCCAGAAGAAGCCTACTTACCGCGATGCGCTAGAGGCGATAAAACTGGCGAAAGCGGCATGCGAGGCCGTCAGATATGAGGATTCGGGTTTGCTGGATACGCTTGCAGCCGCCTATGCCGCCGCTGGCCGCTATGACCAAGCTATATCCACGGCCCGCAGAGCGCTTCAGCTCGCTATAACTCAGGGCTCACCGGCTGCACCCGAAATCGAGATGAGATTGCGAAATTACGAAGCTCACTGTCCGGTTGCTAACTAG
- a CDS encoding tetratricopeptide repeat protein, with translation MVDKPNLASYVRLFLLVLIIIAVYWRVLNFDFVGFDEDVYITQNDHVKRGLTVEGITWAFTTTEACFWHPLVWLSYMLEHTLFGEKPFIYHLTNLLLHIANTLLLFAVLNKMTSSAWKSWFVAALFAVHPLHVESVAWVAQRKDVLCTLFLMLTLWAYVRYASSPRIGTYILVVVFFAMGLMAKPMLVTLPLVLLLMDYWPIGRTALSSHSLINRISVKSLLAEKIPLLILAFGASVGALIAQKGGRALASLEAIPLGIRLSNSLVACVGYLIKTVWPRRLAVFYPHPGDSVPEWQVLGAALLIVAITFLVLAIGKRKPFLPVGWFWYLITIVPVIGLVQVGSHAMADRYTYIPLIGIFIMIAWLAPSMAEYMSREEKFSFSRFSESMIFTIAAPLVIAVLMVSTWVQVGYWQNGQTLFSHAIKVTSHNWLAHHNLGVALKEKGRIDEAVAHFRRALEIRPDYPDARLNLATTLAEKGDLDSAGAEFARALRGTADDADVYYNLGIAFCSRGRLEKAEAEFRKALAIKPDHVLALMNLGSVLGQKGDNQSAIKYLTKAVEIRPSYAEAHFNLAVAFFIAGEYKRAWEELCLAEKHGFKPDHEFRKFLAIKAGKE, from the coding sequence TGTCTATATTACACAGAACGACCATGTCAAGCGTGGGCTGACGGTTGAGGGGATAACCTGGGCGTTCACAACAACGGAAGCTTGTTTCTGGCACCCTTTGGTTTGGCTATCGTACATGCTGGAACACACCTTGTTTGGAGAAAAACCGTTTATTTATCACCTAACAAATCTGCTTCTTCATATCGCAAACACCTTGTTGCTGTTTGCCGTCTTAAATAAGATGACTAGCTCAGCATGGAAGAGCTGGTTTGTTGCGGCGTTGTTTGCCGTGCACCCACTTCATGTAGAATCGGTGGCGTGGGTCGCTCAACGGAAAGACGTGCTTTGTACACTGTTTTTGATGTTGACGTTGTGGGCATATGTCAGGTATGCCTCTTCTCCGAGGATTGGAACCTACATCCTTGTTGTTGTGTTTTTCGCAATGGGTCTTATGGCCAAGCCGATGCTGGTAACTCTTCCGCTTGTGCTCCTCCTCATGGACTACTGGCCTATTGGGCGTACTGCGCTGTCAAGCCATTCGCTAATTAATAGGATTTCAGTCAAGAGTCTTTTAGCTGAGAAAATACCTCTTTTAATACTCGCATTTGGCGCGAGCGTCGGGGCACTTATCGCTCAAAAAGGCGGCAGGGCCCTGGCAAGTTTGGAAGCCATTCCATTAGGAATCCGATTGTCAAATTCTTTGGTTGCGTGTGTAGGCTACCTTATAAAGACCGTCTGGCCACGAAGGCTTGCAGTATTCTACCCGCATCCGGGTGATTCAGTTCCAGAGTGGCAGGTGCTCGGGGCAGCTCTCTTAATAGTTGCAATAACGTTTTTGGTGCTTGCGATAGGTAAGCGTAAGCCGTTTCTTCCCGTAGGGTGGTTTTGGTATCTTATCACCATTGTCCCAGTCATTGGGCTCGTTCAGGTCGGCTCCCACGCAATGGCAGATAGATACACTTATATTCCTTTAATTGGCATCTTCATAATGATTGCATGGCTGGCGCCCAGCATGGCTGAATATATGAGCAGGGAAGAAAAATTTTCTTTTTCTCGGTTTTCGGAGTCCATGATATTCACTATTGCAGCCCCATTGGTCATCGCTGTCCTAATGGTTTCCACCTGGGTGCAGGTTGGTTATTGGCAGAATGGCCAGACTCTCTTCAGCCATGCTATTAAAGTGACATCGCATAATTGGCTTGCACATCACAACCTAGGGGTGGCACTCAAAGAAAAAGGCAGAATCGATGAAGCGGTTGCTCATTTTCGAAGAGCTCTCGAGATTAGGCCGGATTACCCCGATGCTCGTTTGAACTTAGCAACTACTTTGGCTGAGAAGGGAGACTTGGACTCTGCAGGGGCGGAGTTCGCAAGAGCATTGAGGGGAACCGCAGATGATGCCGATGTCTACTACAATCTTGGGATTGCTTTTTGTTCGCGAGGGAGGCTTGAAAAAGCAGAGGCGGAATTTAGAAAGGCATTAGCAATAAAGCCTGACCATGTATTGGCGCTGATGAACCTCGGTTCAGTATTAGGCCAAAAAGGAGACAACCAAAGTGCAATAAAATATCTAACTAAGGCTGTCGAAATTAGACCCAGTTATGCTGAGGCACACTTCAACTTGGCAGTTGCATTCTTCATAGCAGGAGAATACAAACGTGCCTGGGAGGAGCTTTGCCTGGCAGAGAAGCATGGTTTTAAGCCTGACCACGAATTTAGGAAATTTTTGGCAATCAAAGCAGGCAAGGAGTGA
- a CDS encoding tetratricopeptide repeat protein, with amino-acid sequence MRSLYLVGLLLVIITVAVYWPVLRHDFTNYDDDKYVTDNPPVQAGLTAPSIVWAFTKIHESNWHPLTWLSHMLDAQLYGPNPMGHHLTNLVFHVANVVLLFSVLMLMTGCVWRSGFVAALFAIHPLHVESVAWIAERKDVLSTFFWLLTMLAYFRYASSPRLGTYLPVVILFALGLMSKPMLVTLPFVLLLMDYWPLGRTTFSSNLGLCVSGGVYGTHKAGNLANGRKSGKGFVRFSENMNLLREKTPLFLMTLVSCVITFYAQKKQGSVQTFEFYPFGVRIANAFAAYSSYIRKTLWPNDLACFYPHPGRDLAMWKVLWGFIVLASISYFVWRLASRRPYLVVGWLWYLGTLVPVIGLVQVGMQAMADRYTYIPLIGLFIAIAWGIPELTRRKSNSDGKEDGRQKVEATVFPFAACIAIVALMIGTWFQVGYWKNSITLFERALAVTENNDTAHNNLGIALAWQGRLEEAIPHYKRALEISPMYGDAHGNLANAYAQLGMYDDAIREYKEVLKLNPNDPRAYYNMGNVLAAQGKAKEALQNYSRALGIKQDDAGAHLSIGKMLADQGKYDEALAEYKKAIELKPSFAEAHYNMGLALKRLGRFDEAIKAYREAIRYKPEYPEALNNLGNVLLLQKKYDEAIKEYKRAIRIRPDHAEAHHNLAAAYFYKGEYAKAWEEIHLCKRYGFNPVPALLNSLSQKMPDPGE; translated from the coding sequence ATGCGCTCCCTATATTTAGTGGGATTATTACTTGTCATTATTACAGTTGCGGTCTATTGGCCTGTTCTTCGACATGACTTTACTAATTATGACGACGATAAGTATGTAACGGATAACCCACCAGTGCAAGCAGGTCTAACGGCGCCGAGCATTGTGTGGGCTTTTACCAAAATTCACGAGAGCAACTGGCATCCGCTTACATGGTTATCCCATATGCTCGATGCCCAACTTTATGGACCTAATCCTATGGGCCACCATTTGACCAATTTGGTATTTCATGTAGCAAATGTTGTGCTTCTCTTTTCGGTGCTCATGTTAATGACTGGATGTGTGTGGAGAAGCGGCTTTGTGGCAGCGCTATTTGCCATACATCCATTGCATGTCGAATCGGTTGCATGGATTGCAGAGAGAAAGGATGTTCTAAGCACCTTCTTTTGGCTACTTACCATGTTGGCATATTTCCGATATGCGTCATCCCCGCGTCTGGGAACTTATTTGCCGGTCGTTATTTTGTTTGCACTTGGTTTGATGTCAAAGCCAATGCTCGTAACGCTTCCATTCGTGCTCCTTCTAATGGACTACTGGCCCCTTGGTCGTACGACGTTTTCTAGTAATTTAGGGCTTTGTGTATCTGGCGGCGTGTATGGAACGCATAAGGCAGGCAATTTAGCGAATGGGCGAAAATCAGGCAAGGGTTTTGTTAGGTTTAGTGAAAATATGAACCTTTTGAGGGAGAAAACACCGCTTTTTCTGATGACCCTTGTGTCGTGTGTGATAACCTTCTATGCTCAGAAGAAACAGGGTTCGGTTCAAACCTTTGAGTTTTACCCATTCGGGGTTCGAATAGCTAATGCATTTGCTGCATATTCAAGCTATATTCGAAAAACGCTCTGGCCAAACGATTTAGCATGCTTTTATCCGCATCCTGGTAGAGACCTGGCGATGTGGAAGGTCCTGTGGGGATTCATTGTACTTGCAAGCATTTCGTATTTTGTGTGGCGGCTTGCGAGCAGGCGACCATATCTGGTGGTGGGTTGGCTTTGGTATCTCGGCACTTTGGTACCAGTGATTGGTCTTGTCCAGGTTGGCATGCAGGCGATGGCTGACAGATATACATACATACCACTGATTGGTCTCTTCATAGCCATTGCTTGGGGAATACCCGAATTGACTAGGAGAAAGAGTAATTCCGATGGCAAAGAGGATGGAAGGCAGAAAGTAGAGGCGACCGTTTTTCCATTTGCGGCATGCATCGCAATTGTTGCTTTAATGATAGGCACATGGTTTCAAGTAGGGTATTGGAAGAACAGCATAACCTTGTTCGAACGCGCACTTGCTGTTACGGAAAATAACGACACGGCACACAATAACTTGGGAATTGCCCTGGCATGGCAGGGGCGACTGGAGGAGGCGATTCCGCACTACAAGCGGGCGCTTGAAATTTCACCGATGTATGGCGATGCGCACGGTAACTTGGCGAATGCATATGCTCAATTAGGCATGTACGACGACGCCATCCGCGAATACAAAGAGGTGCTCAAACTCAACCCAAATGACCCAAGGGCCTACTATAACATGGGTAATGTTCTCGCTGCCCAAGGCAAGGCAAAAGAGGCACTGCAAAACTATTCCAGGGCTTTGGGAATCAAGCAGGACGACGCCGGCGCCCACCTTAGCATAGGAAAAATGCTTGCTGATCAAGGCAAGTATGACGAGGCTTTGGCAGAGTACAAAAAGGCTATTGAGCTAAAGCCTTCGTTTGCTGAGGCGCATTACAATATGGGGTTGGCACTAAAGCGACTTGGCAGGTTTGATGAAGCGATTAAGGCATATCGCGAGGCTATTCGCTACAAGCCCGAATACCCAGAGGCACTAAACAATTTGGGCAATGTTTTGTTGCTTCAAAAGAAGTATGACGAAGCAATAAAGGAATATAAACGCGCCATAAGAATCAGGCCAGACCATGCTGAAGCGCACCATAACTTGGCGGCGGCATACTTTTACAAAGGAGAATATGCTAAGGCGTGGGAAGAAATACATCTCTGCAAGAGGTATGGGTTTAATCCGGTGCCTGCATTGCTGAACTCACTATCTCAAAAAATGCCCGACCCCGGCGAATAG